One part of the Lytechinus pictus isolate F3 Inbred chromosome 3, Lp3.0, whole genome shotgun sequence genome encodes these proteins:
- the LOC129256980 gene encoding protein transport protein Sec61 subunit alpha-like 1, with protein sequence MVKFLEVLKPFCAILPEISKPERKIQFREKVLWTAITLFIFLVCCQIPLFGIMSSDSADPFYWIRVILASNRGTLMELGISPIVTSGLIMQLLAGAKIIEVGDTAKDRALFNGAQKLFGMIITVGQAIVYVMTGMYGDPSEIGAGICLLIIIQLFVAGLVVLLLDELLQKGYGLGSGISLFIATNICETIVWRAFSPATVNTGRGTEFEGAIIALFHLLATRQDKVRGLREAFYRQNLPNLMNLMATILVFAIVIYFQGFRVDLPIKSARYRGQYSSYPIKLFYTSNIPIILQSALVSNLYVISQMLAVKFSGNFFVNLLGVWAEAGDGGPARSYPVGGLCYYMSPPENITRIVSDPIHAVAYIVFMLGSCAFFSKTWIEVSGSSAKDVAKQLKEQQMVMRGHREKSMIHELNRYIPTAAAFGGLCIGALSVLADLLGAIGSGTGILLAVTIIYQYFEIFVKEQSEMGSMGALLF encoded by the exons TGAAGTTTCTGGAAGTCCTCAAACCTTTCTGTGCAATCCTTCCTGAAATTTCAAAACCTGAAAGGAAG ATTCAGTTCAGAGAAAAGGTGCTATGGACTGCCATCACACTGTTTATCTTCCTTGTTTGCTGTCAG ATTCCATTATTTGGAATCATGTCCTCAGACTCGGCGGATCCATTCTACTGGATAAGGGTCATCTTGGCCTCCAATAGAGGTACCCTGATGGAGCTTGGTATCTCTCCAATCGTTACATCAGGTCTCATCATGCAGCTCCTTGCTGGAGCTAAGATCATTGAGGTTGGAGACACTGCCAAGGACAGGGCACTCTTCAACGGAGCTCAGAAAT TGTTTGGAATGATCATTACTGTGGGTCAGGCTATCGTGTACGTGATGACTGGTATGTATGGAGACCCTTCAGAGATTGGAGCCGGTATTTGCCTCCTTATCATTATTCAG TTGTTTGTTGCCGGCCTGGTTGTTTTATTACTGGATGAGTTGCTGCAAAAGGGTTATGGTCTTGGTTCAGGTATCTCACTCTTCATTGCAACCAATATATGTGAGACCATTGTATGGAGAGCATTCAGTCCTGCCACAGTCAACACAGGACGTG GAACCGAGTTTGAGGGTGCCATTATTGCCCTCTTCCATCTTCTTGCTACCCGTCAGGACAAGGTACGAGGTCTCCGTGAGGCTTTCTACCGTCAGAACCTACCCAACCTGATGAATCTCATGGCTACAATCCTCGTCTTTGCTATCGTCATCTACTTCCAA gGCTTCCGTGTTGATCTGCCAATCAAATCAGCTCGTTACAGAGGACAGTATAGCAGCTATCCCATCAAGCTCTTCTACACCTCCAATATTCCTATCATTCTTCAGAGTGCACTTGTTTCAAATCTTTATGTTATTTCACAG atGCTTGCTGTTAAATTCAGCGGGAATTTCTTTGTCAACTTACTTGGTGTTTGGGCT GAGGCTGGTGATGGGGGCCCTGCCCGCTCTTACCCTGTAGGTGGTTTGTGCTACTACATGTCACCTCCTGAGAATATCACCCGCATTGTGAGTGATCCTATTCATGCCGTGGCATACATTGTCTTCATGTTGGGCTCATGCGCCTTCTTCTCCAAGACTTGGATTGAAGTCTCAGGATCATCTGCCAAGGAT GTTGCTAAACAACTAAAAGAACAACAGATGGTGATGAGGGGACATAGAGAGAAGTCAATGATCCATGAATTAAACAG GTACATCCCTACTGCAGCTGCCTTTGGTGGTCTATGTATCGGTGCACTGTCTGTATTAGCTGATCTCTTAGGAGCCATTGGCTCTGGAACCGGTATCCTGCTAGCTGTCACCATCATCTACCAATACTTTGAGATCTTTGTCAAGGAACAGAGCGAGATGGGCAGTATGGGAGCATTACTCTTCTAG